DNA sequence from the Salifodinibacter halophilus genome:
CGGCGACTTGTAACGCGCCATATCGGCAACTTTGAGCCGGCCTACGCCGTGCTCAGCCGCGCTAGAGCCGCCCATTTCCAGAACCAGCTCGTGCACCAGCCGATGCACCGATTCGGATTCGGCCAGAAATGACGTGTTATCGCCGTCGAGCGGACGCGTGAGGTTGAAATGGATGTTGCCGTCGCCCAGATGGCCGAACGTGCACGCACGAACGCCTGGTAATCGCGCCTCGACAGCCGGCAGCGCACGCGCCAGGAATGCCGGCATCTGCGCCACGGGCAGCGCAATATCGTGCTTGATAGACGCGCCCGCTGCTCGCTGGGCGGCCGGAATCGATTCGCGCAGCCGCCATAGTGCTTCACGCTCCTCATGGGTATCGGCAAGCGCGTAATCGGGCACAGCGCGGTCGGTGCCGGCGGTTTTCATGACGTCGTCGAGTATGGCCTGCAGATCGTTGCCGGTTGCCGAACTGGCCAGCTCGAGCAGGATGTACCAGTCGTGATCCATCGCAATGCCCGACACTTCGTCAACAACAAATTGGCGAACGAGTTGCACGGCTTGATTGGCCATCAATTCGCAAGCTACGACCTGCCCGCCGGATCGATCGATAAGCGTGCGCGTGATCGCCAGTGCGTCGGCTGGCGAGGCGGCGGCACACAAGGCTGTCGCGTGCTGGCGCTCCGGGTAATAAAGCCGAAGTGTCGCCGCGGTGATGATACCGAGGGTGCCTTCACTGCCGATGAACAGATCCCGCAGGTCGAAGCCGCTATTGTCTTTGACGAGTGGCGACAGACTCGACCAAACGCGCCCGTCGGCCAGCACAACCTCAAGCCCGAGTGTCAGATCACGTGTATTGCCATAGCGCAGCACGTTCAAACCACCCGCATTCGTGGCCAGATTGCCACCGATCCGGCATTGCGTCGCTGAAGCCAGCGACAGCGGAAAATAACGATGCGCCGCCGCGGCGACGGCCTTGACGTCGGCCAGGATCGCACCGGCTTCGACGGTGATGGTGTTGTCGTCGGTATCCACCGCCCGGATGCGATCCATACCTGCCAAACTGATGATTACATCGCTATCGGCATCGCTTGCCGCACTGCCGCCGACGAGACCGGTGTTGCCTGACTGCGCGACGATATTGGCGTCATATCGCCCACAGACTGTAACAATCGCGGCCACTGCATCGGTATCCGCCGGCAACACGACCGCGGCCGCCCGCGGTGTAAACGCGCCACGCCACTCACACAGATAAGGCGCTGCCTGGGCGCCGGTCAACACGCGCTCAGCCCCCACGATAGCGACTAGCGCATCGAAGAATCCCTGATTCACGCGCACTTACCCCCGCGCGAACAGATCACGTAGTGCGGCGTCTAATTCGGTGAATGCGAACTCGAAACCAGCGTTTTGAAGCGCCCGGGGTTCAGCACGCTGGCCGCTCAGCAACAGATGCGCCATTTCGCCCATTATGACCTTCAAAACCGGGCCCGGCATCCAGGCAATGGTTGGACGATTCAGCACACGACCAAGCGCGTGGGTGAATGTCTTGTTGGTTACCGGATTCGGCGCGGTTAGATTGAACGCTCCATCCGCCGATTCCGTTGCCATCAGAAAACGGATGGCACGCACCTCATCGCGGATATGTATCCAAGGCATGTACTGCGCGGCGCTACCGATCGGTCCGCCGAGACCATATCGAAATGGCGTTGCCATCTGTGCCAATGCGCCCTCTTGCGCCCCCAGCACCAAGCCGGTGCGAATACGACACACGCGTACGCCATACTGCTCCGCCTCACGGGCAGCCAATTCCCAGTCCTCACATAGTTGCGACTGGAATTCGCTGCTCGGTGGCGTATCTTCGGTCACGACGCTGTCACCGCAGGCGCCGTAATAACCGACCGCGGAGCCGCTAACCAGCACCGACGGCGGTGTCTCACAGTCGCGGATATAAGCCACCAGATCTTCGGTGATACGCAGGCGCGACTCGCGTATTTCCCGTTTGCGCGCCCGAGTCCAACGCCCGGCCGCCAGATTTTCACCGGCGAGGTTAATCACCGCATCGGGGGCTTTGGCATCGGCCAGCGACGGGACCGGTCGCGCATCCGGCGGCAACACCGAGCGCGCGCGTTCGGTATCGCGTGTGACGACCTCGACCTGCCAACCATCGGCGAGCAGATCCGCACACAACTGTTTACCAACAAAGCCGGTCCCGCCAGTCACCAGTGCTTGAGCCATGGTCAGCTTCCGTTATCGGGTGCTAGCCCCATGGTGCAGTGTTAGGCCGAATACCACCAGTCGATGGCAGCGATCACGAACCAGAACGCGCGCCCGCGTCACCGTATTAACAGTCGAATGCTATGAATCGACCGCCAACACCAGCTTGCCGAAATTCTCGCCGGAGAACAGTTTCAAAAAAGCATCCGGGAAATTATCGAAGCCCGAGACAATATCCTCTCGATGCGCAATTTCGCCATTTGTTAGCCAACCCGCCATATGCTGGGCGGCCTCGGGATAGCGATCGGCGAAATCGAAAACAATAAAGCCTTCCATACGCGCCCGATTAATCAGCAGCGACAGATAGTTCTGTGGCGCGTAGCCCGTATCGCCAATATGGCCGGTGACGTTGTATTGCGAGATGGCGCCACAGACCACGACACGCGCATGCAGACGAAGATTGGCGAGTGCCACATCGAGGATCTCGCCACCGACGTTGTCGAAAAACATGTCGATACCATTCGGACACCGATCGCCGACGGCCTCGGCGATGTCCTCGGACTTATAATCGATAGCGGCGTCGAATCCGAGCTCATCGACGATATAGCGACACTTGGCCGCTCCACCGGCGATGCCCACGACACGACAGTCGTATCGTTTGGCGATCTGCCCAACCAGCGCACCGACGGCACCTGAGGCCGCAGACACCAGTACGGTATCGCCGGCTGCCAGCTGGCCGACTTCCAGGGTGCCGAAATAGGCTGTCATGCCCGGCATGCCAAGTGCGCCGAGATAGACCGGCAAATCAGCAAGCGTGGTATCGACCTTACGCAATTCATCTCCCGCGGCAACGGCGTGGGTTTGAACACCGAGATTTCCGGTCACGTGGTCACCCGCCGCGAAATCGGGGTGGCGCGAGTCGATGACCGTACCAGCCGTGCCAGCACGCATTACGTCGTCGATCGCCACCGGCTCGATATACGACTTACCCGCACTCATCCAGCCACGCATGGCCGGATCGAGTGAAATGTAGTCGATCTGGACACGAACCTCGCCGTCGTCAGCCGCGCGCAACGACTCAGTGGTCAGGCGCCAATCATCGCGTTCAGGCAAGCCGTTGGGACGGCGCGCGAGCCGCATTTGCCGGTTATCGATCGCTTCGGACATAGTAAAACCTCGTTGGATTGAATCAGTTCGTGGGTGCGTGCACTGGCCCAATAGCTGGGGCTGCGCACAAAGTCGTCTACCGACCGCCGACGGTAGTGCAGCGATGCGTCACACCATTGCGGCGGTTACCTACTTATGACTGGCCCGCTAGCTTGTCCTGCGTGCGGTACTCGAAGTCGCTGGCGTCGTGGCGCTCGGGCAACTGATCTTCTGGCTCACCCCACACACGATTGACTATGCGGCCACGCTTAACGGCCGGGCGAGCATCGATCTCACTGGCCCAACGCCGCACATTCTCGTAAGTCTGAACCTGTAGGAAGTCCCCAGCTCCATAGAGCCGGCCAAGCGCGAGCGCGCCATACCAGGGCCAAGTCGCGATATCGGCAATCGTGTAATGATCGCCGGCGAGATAGCGCGTCTCGGCCAGGCGCTTATCGAGCACATCAAGCTGACGTTTTGTCTCCATCGTGAACCGGTCGATTGCGTACGGCACGGTTTCCGGCGCGTAGTAGTAAAAATGCCCAAAGCCGCCGCCAAGAAACGGGGCGCTGCCCATCTGCCAAAACAACCAGTTCAGAGCTTCGGTACGCACCGATATATCGCTCGGCAAAAACGCACCGAATTTTTCGGCCAGATACATCAGAATCGCCCCGGATTCGAAGATTCGCGTCGGCGACGATGTCGTGTGATCAGTTAGCGCGGGGATCTTGGAATTGGGATTGACCGCCACGAAGCCACTAGCAAACTGATCGCCATCACCGATCCGAATCGGCCAGGCGTCGTATTCCGCGTCGCTGTAGCCACGTTCGAGTAATTCCTCGAACATAACCGTGGCTTTGACCCCATTAGGTGTCGCCAGTGAATAGAGTTGAAATGCGTGCTGCCCCACCGGTAACGCCTGGTCAAAACGGGCGCCGGCGTAAGGTCGGTTGATACCGGCGAACTGGCCACCGTTTTGCTGTTCCCAGGCCCAGACTGCAGGCAATGTATTCTCAGAATCGCTCATAGCTTACGGCCTAGTTGATGTTCGAATCGTCACGCGCCATCTAGTCTGGCCGGCGAAACATCATTCATATGGAGCGGATGATGGGCACGACACAGCCAGGGACAAGCTTTGGATAACCACTGATTGTTCGAGACACCACCGCAACCGTGCAACGAAACGATTGCCGCACGCGATTTGCCGCGATACAGTTGGTGCGCACAGCGGTGGTAGCTCAGTTGGTAGAGCGCGACCCTCCCACGGTCGAAGTCGCGGGTTCGAATCCCGTCCGCCGCTCCAACCACACTCCTGACGTTTATTACAACGCTTAGGTTAAAACGGCTTGCGCGCCGATAGATTCGCCCACTATCTCGGCGCTGACACAGCGCTAAAACCATCCGGCACGTCAATACAACCATCCGTTGGGTGATTGGTTAGCTCATCGCCCGCTTGCCAACAGCCCCTTGTTCTCGAGGCCATTGACCAGTTTGCTGGCCAGCGCCATGCGGATTGCTCGGGCGTTTGTCGCCGTGTGCGTCGGCACGGTGATTGCAAACCGGGCAGCAACCGCTTCGGTACTATTGTCGAAGACCGTTATGCGGAACCGCTGGGCGTTCGTACCGAGTTGCCGAACCGCCGAACTTTGGGCATGAGGAGCCAGCTCGATCTCGATTGTAGCTCCAGCGCTGCTTTGACGGCTGACTTGATGGCGGCGCTGCGCGCTTTCCGGGCGCGTCGGTGGCAGAACTTCGAGCATCGTCGTACACGTATGCCCTGTGGCTCGTAGTCGGTTACAAACCGCACGCTCGTAATGGGCTTCGAGCGCTGTGTCCTTAAACGCTGCATAGCTTAAAAACCAGTCATACTGGTTGCCCTGATAGACGGGGTCGACATAACCCACGGTATGGGTCGCCGCACAACCGGCCAGCGCTGCGGTGGTACCCAGCAAGGTTATTATTCGAGGCAAAAACTGTCTCATATCAACTCTAAAAACGCGGTTTAGCTGATGGTCGCTCTAGCCACTGGAAACGCCTCGGCTCAGATATGATGCGTGTGTCGCTGTAACCTGATCGATGATCGGCTGGAGCGCTGCGCGCCCGACGATATCGTGTGCGGCCTGTGCGATCTCGACATGCTCGAACGTTGCAAAACGCTGTCGTATTTCGGCCAGATAGCCACGTTGATCGGCGGCACGGGCGGCCACAAATTCACTATCGCTATCGGCTGGCCAGAGGCGGTTAATATATAACCGCCCGATCGGCACTTGGGTCTCGCGAAGCTGCGCGATCACGCGCTCGGTCTCCTCAATCGGCAGACGTTCGGCTAACAGGACCGGCTCGAAAACAGCGTCATCGTGAAGTTTCTGGCGCGCTGTGCTGAACCGTTCGGCCCGTTGACGCAGGCGTGTTAGCACACGGTCGTCGCGTTCCGTATCCTGCACGCCAGCCATCGTCCGCCACATCTGCCGCAGTCGATTGACCTTCCGGCGCTGTTGTTGCAAGCCCTCGATCCAGGCACCAAGCATCGATGGCAACGTCAACAAGCGGAGCGTGTGACCGCTCGGTGCCGTGTCGAAAACGATGCGGTCGTAGTGTGCCGGGCACCAGGTCATGACGTGCGTAAAGCGATCGAACAGCGCCGACTCAACCGTGCCCGGGGCATCGGCCGCCAGTTTTAGCTGTCGTTCAAGCGCTGGCTGAACCTCTTTCGAGACCGCAGCCCGGGCATCTTCACGGATGCCTTCGATATACGCCTCGGCGTCAGCCTGCGGATCAATCTCCATGGCCCAGAGATTGGGCTCAGCTAGTGTCGGTTCGGCGCCAAGGTTCGCCTCCAGCACATCAGCGACTGAGTGCGCGGGATCGGTCGAGACCAGCAATGTACGTTCGCCGGCCGCTGCCAGTGCGCTGGCGCGTGCGGCAGCCAAGGTCGTTTTGCCGACGCCCCCCTTACCACCGAGTAGAATCAGGCGCGCAGTCGTCTCGTGGTCGTGATCCACGCGTCCGGGCGCGCTTTGATCGATTGGCTCGATCAACAGCAGACACCGGCTTCCGGAAACGTTTCCATCCCCATCCGCTGGTGCCAGTCGTGGAAGGCTTCGATCAGGTCCGGATACAACTCGAGCGCGAAATAATCCGCGGGCCCTTGAACACCGAGCGCCTCCAAAAACAGAAGCGCGACCAGCACATCTTCCTCGCGGCGGGCTTCACGGGCAACACCCGCCCGCCAGGGTACGAGAAACAGCTCGTCGTGATAGGCGGACAATCGCCGCCACGCAGTCTTTAGCGATTGAAAATCAATCACACGCGGTCACAACACCATTCAGCCCGGCATGCTCAGAGGCCAAAATAGCATCTCAATCGCCACGGCGTTGTGCGTGTCACCGGCCCGATTATCGCGCCGCGCCAGCACGGTGCCGATAATCGTCCGGGCCGCCGGCCGCCAGACAATAGCTGAGCCACCAACACAATAGCGCTAGGCGCACCGGCTACAGCAGCAGCCGGTGCATGAAGCTCGCATCAGCCACGGGTACCCTGCCGACATCTACTTTGCATCGGTCTCAGGTGCACGAGCCCGCGCGCGTTCACGATTAACCGCTGTTATCGCTTCAATCACCAGCCAGACCGATAGCGCGAGGATGGCAGCATCCATGAACAACAATAGCCAGCTGCCCTGCGCTATGAAATCGCCCAGATTCAGCACCAGCGCATAGACGGTCATCAACAATAGAAAGACCAAGGGCACGAGCGCAGCCAACGGGTTGCGCCCGCGTGCCATGATCCAGACACCGATGACCGCCAGCGCCAGTCCGGCCGTCAATTGATTAGTTGTGCCGAAAAGCGTCCATAGGTGACCAAAGGCATACCCTTTGCCACCACCACCCGGTATCAATGCCAACGCCAGCGGAATGGCCACGGCTAATGTGGTCAGCACGTTGATTCGGCCGGATAGGGCACGAATACCAGCGAGTTCAACGATTTCTTCGAGAATGTAACGTTGCAGGCGAATGCCGGTATCCATCGTCGTGCCCGCAAAGGTCACGGTCACGACCACGGCGAATGTGGCGCCGACCGAGGCCGGGAGGCCGAGATTGGCAATGAAGTGGCCCACACCGGTTACAAAATGCCCGACCGCACCGCCGGAGGCCGCACCCCAGCCGCTATAGGCGCTGGTCCACTCGCCGGCGCTACCAAGGCCAGCGGTACACGCCAGAATCGCGGCTAAAGCCAGGCTACCTTCACCGAGTGCGCCGCCATAACCAACCAGTCGCGCATCCGTCTCCTTGGCCAACTGGCGCGATGTGGTGCCAGACGCAACCAAGCAGTGGAAACCCGAAATCGCGCCACAGGCGATCGTGATGAACAAAAATGGGAACCAATGCGGCGCGCTCGCGGCCACGTTCGCATTGACCGCTGGCGCGGTAATTTGCTCCCAGCCGATCAACACACCGAGAAAGATCGCCGACAGCGCGACCAACAGCTGCTGACCGTTGATGTAGTCGCGTGGCTGCAGCAGCACCCAGACCGG
Encoded proteins:
- a CDS encoding FAD-binding oxidoreductase; the encoded protein is MRVNQGFFDALVAIVGAERVLTGAQAAPYLCEWRGAFTPRAAAVVLPADTDAVAAIVTVCGRYDANIVAQSGNTGLVGGSAASDADSDVIISLAGMDRIRAVDTDDNTITVEAGAILADVKAVAAAAHRYFPLSLASATQCRIGGNLATNAGGLNVLRYGNTRDLTLGLEVVLADGRVWSSLSPLVKDNSGFDLRDLFIGSEGTLGIITAATLRLYYPERQHATALCAAASPADALAITRTLIDRSGGQVVACELMANQAVQLVRQFVVDEVSGIAMDHDWYILLELASSATGNDLQAILDDVMKTAGTDRAVPDYALADTHEEREALWRLRESIPAAQRAAGASIKHDIALPVAQMPAFLARALPAVEARLPGVRACTFGHLGDGNIHFNLTRPLDGDNTSFLAESESVHRLVHELVLEMGGSSAAEHGVGRLKVADMARYKSPVEQAMTRAVKQALDPETRLNPGVLVDQ
- a CDS encoding TIGR01777 family protein produces the protein MAQALVTGGTGFVGKQLCADLLADGWQVEVVTRDTERARSVLPPDARPVPSLADAKAPDAVINLAGENLAAGRWTRARKREIRESRLRITEDLVAYIRDCETPPSVLVSGSAVGYYGACGDSVVTEDTPPSSEFQSQLCEDWELAAREAEQYGVRVCRIRTGLVLGAQEGALAQMATPFRYGLGGPIGSAAQYMPWIHIRDEVRAIRFLMATESADGAFNLTAPNPVTNKTFTHALGRVLNRPTIAWMPGPVLKVIMGEMAHLLLSGQRAEPRALQNAGFEFAFTELDAALRDLFARG
- a CDS encoding NADP-dependent oxidoreductase, whose amino-acid sequence is MSEAIDNRQMRLARRPNGLPERDDWRLTTESLRAADDGEVRVQIDYISLDPAMRGWMSAGKSYIEPVAIDDVMRAGTAGTVIDSRHPDFAAGDHVTGNLGVQTHAVAAGDELRKVDTTLADLPVYLGALGMPGMTAYFGTLEVGQLAAGDTVLVSAASGAVGALVGQIAKRYDCRVVGIAGGAAKCRYIVDELGFDAAIDYKSEDIAEAVGDRCPNGIDMFFDNVGGEILDVALANLRLHARVVVCGAISQYNVTGHIGDTGYAPQNYLSLLINRARMEGFIVFDFADRYPEAAQHMAGWLTNGEIAHREDIVSGFDNFPDAFLKLFSGENFGKLVLAVDS
- the yghU gene encoding glutathione-dependent disulfide-bond oxidoreductase, producing the protein MSDSENTLPAVWAWEQQNGGQFAGINRPYAGARFDQALPVGQHAFQLYSLATPNGVKATVMFEELLERGYSDAEYDAWPIRIGDGDQFASGFVAVNPNSKIPALTDHTTSSPTRIFESGAILMYLAEKFGAFLPSDISVRTEALNWLFWQMGSAPFLGGGFGHFYYYAPETVPYAIDRFTMETKRQLDVLDKRLAETRYLAGDHYTIADIATWPWYGALALGRLYGAGDFLQVQTYENVRRWASEIDARPAVKRGRIVNRVWGEPEDQLPERHDASDFEYRTQDKLAGQS
- a CDS encoding TRC40/GET3/ArsA family transport-energizing ATPase, with amino-acid sequence MDHDHETTARLILLGGKGGVGKTTLAAARASALAAAGERTLLVSTDPAHSVADVLEANLGAEPTLAEPNLWAMEIDPQADAEAYIEGIREDARAAVSKEVQPALERQLKLAADAPGTVESALFDRFTHVMTWCPAHYDRIVFDTAPSGHTLRLLTLPSMLGAWIEGLQQQRRKVNRLRQMWRTMAGVQDTERDDRVLTRLRQRAERFSTARQKLHDDAVFEPVLLAERLPIEETERVIAQLRETQVPIGRLYINRLWPADSDSEFVAARAADQRGYLAEIRQRFATFEHVEIAQAAHDIVGRAALQPIIDQVTATHASYLSRGVSSG
- a CDS encoding carbon starvation protein A; translation: MPAFVLVVIVLAVFFLGYRFYSSYLAKRIYALDPDFETPANAQRDGVDYVPTPKSVLLGHHFTSVAGAAPIVGPAIAVYWGWLPALAWVVLGSLFAAGVHDFGSLVVSVRNRGQNIGTLAGKVVTPRASTLFLIIIFFLLTLVNAVFGAVIAILFQSHPGAVIPTIVVIPIAIFIGQWAYRMGRAILIPSIIGLLLLYASIPLGQAYPVHIDGLANAIGLSGRTTWMLLIFAYTWIASRLPVWVLLQPRDYINGQQLLVALSAIFLGVLIGWEQITAPAVNANVAASAPHWFPFLFITIACGAISGFHCLVASGTTSRQLAKETDARLVGYGGALGEGSLALAAILACTAGLGSAGEWTSAYSGWGAASGGAVGHFVTGVGHFIANLGLPASVGATFAVVVTVTFAGTTMDTGIRLQRYILEEIVELAGIRALSGRINVLTTLAVAIPLALALIPGGGGKGYAFGHLWTLFGTTNQLTAGLALAVIGVWIMARGRNPLAALVPLVFLLLMTVYALVLNLGDFIAQGSWLLLFMDAAILALSVWLVIEAITAVNRERARARAPETDAK